The genome window TCTCAAAGGGCAAGACAAATTGAGGGATGGAATGTCCTCGAAATTTTTGAGCATGCAGTTGACATGTTAGATAAGCAAGGACTGATCAACCCCGATCAAGTAGGGATTTATGGCTGGAGCCATGGAGCTTTCATGGTAGAATTTATCATCTCTCATTCTAATAAATTTCATGTTGCTTGTATAGGAGAAGGTGCTGATTACGGCCCGAGTGTCTTTTTCCTGTCAGGAGCACCCTACATGACTAAAATTTGTGATAATATTTATGGAGGACCTCCTTGGGGAGACAATTTAAAAAACTATATTGATTTTTCAACTTTGTTCAATATTGAACACATACGAACGCCCCTTCTCATGGAATATGCTGGAGGATTTGGAGCGGTTGGGGGTATGGAGATATATGTACCTTTGCGCTATTTAAATATTCCCGCTGAACTCATTGTTTATGAAGGTGAGGAGCATAATTTTGTCAAACCCAAAGCCCGTATGGCTTCCATGGCTCGAAAAGTAGAGTGGTTTAATTACTGGCTTCTTAATAGAAGTAATCCAGAAAAAACAGAGCAAAATGCTCGTTGGGAAAAAATGAAAATGGAACGGTCATAAAAGGAGTTTTGACATGTAAGGAAAAGAGCTCCATTCATTTTGTTTTTCTGATAGCTCTTTCAAATTTCTTTGTTTGTTGTACCCAAGAAGATCTTAATATTTTATAGCTAAGCTTTGAAATAATCGTTCGGAAGAAGAAATAATGGAGTAATACTTGATACTCCAAATGATTCATCAGGATTATCAGCACATTCCATTCACGCCGAATTTCATTCAACAATTTCGCGGGGAAATGTATAAATTTATTTCAGTTCGGGCTGAAAAATGGAAAACTTCTGACGATACAATTGAAGAATTATCCATCAGATTTCCGCCAGTAGCTGCTTATCTAACTTCTCAGGCTATGGAGAACTTACACCGAGAATTTGAGCAGGCTGTTGAAAAAGGAAGAGTCGATCCATTACTTTTGTTTGCATCCTACATTCTTGATTTTCTTTGCATTCATCTGTTCATCGCTGGTAATGGAAGAATGGCTAGATTGCTCACTTTATATTTGCTTTATGATTTTGGCTACGAAGTTGGTCGATCAGTTTGGAAAAAATAATTGAGAGAATAAAGAGTCTTATAATGGCAGCCTTCTGAGATCTTCGAAAGATTGGCGTGGAGGTAAGCACTCTTTACAACCTTGGTGGGAGTATTTTTTAGGGGTATTACGGCATGCACATCGCTTATTTGAAAAGCGAGTTGGCCTAATAGCTGAAACACGTGGATCCAGAACCAAGGGAGTTTTGGGTATTTTGGAACATTTTCAAGGAGAGTGTTCACGTCAAGAACTTCAATAGCTTTGTCCACCCGTTGGAGTAGACTTAATTCGCCGCCTTCTCAGTGAAGAGAAAAATACTGACCAACTTGAAAGTCCTGGAAGAGGATCATTTGCGAAATGAAAAATTTCACAAATAAAAATTTTTAAAAACTGCATTGAAAAACATTTTTTAATGTCAGTAGAACTAGAGTCCCATTAATATCTCGTGCGCTGTTGATATCATATTAAATTTTTCTGCGCTCAATCTTTTTCTTTCTTCGAATTTAGGTTCGCTTTCATTTTTCTTTTCATTTCTCACTAATTTATCAGGATGATGTTTCAATGCGAGCCTTTTATATGCCTTCCTAACCTCCGCTTTTGAAGCTGTCGGTTTTAACCCTAAGATCGAGTAATGTGAGATATTAGAAGAAGAATTTGTTTTTGGAGATTCTGTTCTTGGATGAGATTGTTTATTTTTTAAATTAAAAAAACCTTGTAGGGTCGAGTAACAAGTAGATATTTTTATTATCTCTTGAAGTGCTGCTTGATTATTTTTATTAGCAAAATATTCCTGTGTGTGAATAAAACAGTGCCGTGCCAATCTTGTAAAAAAGTCTTCTATCAGATCGTAAGAGATTTTACCATTCATCATGTCACAATAAAGGTGATAATTTCCATTTTGCTTTATCGCCTCCTCCATTGAATCACGTGCAATTTCTTCAATAATTTGGATCACTCTTGTTTCATCATTTTCTGAAAAAAATGACTGGGAAAGTTGAATTAAAAATGCAAATTTTCCCTGAATGTCACGATCAATTCTAATGATAGTTCGATAAGCTTTATCTCTATCGCCTTTATTGAAGTAGGTATTCGCTATCTTCGATTGTTTTATAAGCTGCATCTAGATTGCCTTCTTTGTAGTAAGAGCGAGCTATTTTTTGTATAAAATTTTCCTTGCTTCGTATAAGGACTTCGTCAAGAAAGTGTTCGCCGTAAACTCTTAGTTTGCTTGTTTTGAGGGCATTCTTTCGATCACCTTTTGTGTAATACGCTTCAGCTAGCTTAGCAAGATGAAAGTCTTTTTCTTCAGAGTCTTGTAACCGGTTTATTTCTTCGAATTCTTTATCGAGATCTCCTTGTATAAACCAATCGTAGCATGTCCTATGAAATTCACTTTCTTGGATGTGGTATTGGCCATATCTGTCATTGAAGAAAGAAATTAGCCAACCAAATGATTCTTGAAAATCCCTTCCGCTATAAAAAAGTTGTGCTTTAAAATATTTCCTACCATCGGAAAATCCTTTCAAAGGGCTAATAATAAATGCTTTGGCTAAATGACAAATCGCCATAACAATTCCTCCCACAAACCCTCCCGGTAGAGCGATAATTTTGCGCTCAAACCAACCTTTTGCTGAGTATTCTTTATTGAATTTTTGAAAAGTGATGTCTACATATTTAAATTGGAGTTTTTTGCTCGCGTGATTGGAAATCTTTTTAAGATCGTTATTTTCTTTTACGGCCTTTAGATAAGAGGTTTTTTGAAAGCTGACATTCATTCTGTTGCCAAGCTGGTTAAATAAAAAATACTGTGCCAAATTTAAAACTAATCATCTAAACGGTGATTTAATAGATGAATTTGCTTCCTTTTGCAGCATAGACGATAAGTATATTGCGAATGAAAGCAGCCACTCTTAAGTTGCTGCTGTTCAAAAATATGATCAAGTAGTTATTGATCGTTACATGCCAAATACTTTATTAAGTTTGGATTAAATTATTGTTTCGCAAGCTCTTCTTCAGATAACATCCTCTGTAGTTCGCCCATATTTTGCATCACACGAGTTTGGCCTATTTGCATTGCGCGTTGCATAAGTTCTGGAAGTTTTTCAAGAGATTTTTGACCAGTTTCCGTTTTGTAAAAAGCAGTTATTTCTCTTAATTCCCCTTCAGTAAATATTTCTGCATACAAATCAATCATTTCATTGCGGAGGCTTTCTGCGCTCATGTACTTTCTATAAAATTTTCTTATTGTAGCTTCATGGCTGCTCATATTTGGGTCTATTTGTTTCATCATTTCAACTGTAGCGTTGAGGGAGTCATCCATAACTTTTTCAAAGTGGCTTACCTCCAACAATTCACTAGCAGCCTCACGCTCGGCTTCCCCTGCGGTTAGCATAAATGGAGATGCAAATGAGGCGATAATTACAATGCTCTTAACTATGTTTTTGTACATACTTTTTATCCCTTTAATAGGTTGAATTGCAAACAAAAAACAATAGGAACAAAATTAATAAAAGTAAAGATTTACTTGAAACTTAATGAAAGTTAAAGATAAAGCAATGAAAGGGAGATCTTATTGTATGCCAAGCAAGAAGGATTAGCTTGAAGTCACTTTTAAATAAATTTCATCTAAAAAATGCGTACATGTTGAAGAACCGTAAAGAATAGGCAAGAATGAATCTTGCCCCTTTCAGTTAATCCAAGCTTAAATAGAAGTTTTGGTTCATTCTGCCAACTCAGTTTTTCTTATAATTACAGAAGAAGTTTTTCTCTA of Chlamydiales bacterium STE3 contains these proteins:
- a CDS encoding hypothetical protein (Product derived from UniProtKB/Trembl:Q2SNK7), with protein sequence MYKNIVKSIVIIASFASPFMLTAGEAEREAASELLEVSHFEKVMDDSLNATVEMMKQIDPNMSSHEATIRKFYRKYMSAESLRNEMIDLYAEIFTEGELREITAFYKTETGQKSLEKLPELMQRAMQIGQTRVMQNMGELQRMLSEEELAKQ